A stretch of the Streptomyces ortus genome encodes the following:
- a CDS encoding ABC transporter substrate-binding protein gives MNPIRMRTVRAITVAIAAGSLALTGCSDSGKDSGKDDSKSKEDAKAQSKPVAYGDAQASNGPAEAVAGAKTGGTINVYQQSDLSHMDPGQIYVSDAGQFANLIHRGLTNFQEDEKGNLTVVGDIATDSGKSSEGGKTWTYTLKDDVKDEDGNVITSKDVRHTIERQYSKVIFDGPTYVQTWLSGSDYRKALPDGPYKGKHLPDSVLETPDDKTVVFHFKTAQPDLPQALAMAGYAIVPEKQDTKEKYDKAPASLGPYKIAEYKAGKSLKLVKNDQWDEKTDSVRHQYVDGYNFTNTIDQASQTKRLIADKGEAQNAIQFTDSVDPAQLSTVIGNADAKKRTIQGYQVYVWALSFNLDSAKMKDKKIRDAITYAIPNQSMVQADGGRYGGEVAGGLLAPTLPGFDPKYDPFGKLKKPNGDPAKAKELLKEAGFKQGTKLSYAYSNTPRGQAQMVIIKDALNKLGFDVQAKEIDRATFYEQVGKLKNPYDLYMTGWGQDWPSPSTVITPVYDGDLVADGAPNYSHIDDPKVNALIKKAVTEQPEQAAKTWEEAHHRIVEDTNPSAPVYYSKQMQLFGSNIGGARFSTESSYIDINDLFLKKP, from the coding sequence ATGAACCCGATAAGAATGCGCACCGTCCGTGCGATAACCGTCGCCATCGCGGCGGGATCGCTGGCACTGACCGGCTGCAGCGACAGCGGCAAGGACAGCGGCAAGGACGACTCCAAGTCCAAGGAGGACGCCAAGGCGCAGTCGAAGCCTGTCGCCTACGGCGACGCGCAGGCGTCGAACGGTCCGGCCGAAGCGGTGGCCGGGGCCAAGACCGGTGGCACGATCAACGTCTACCAGCAGTCCGACCTGTCCCACATGGACCCGGGCCAGATCTACGTCAGTGACGCCGGCCAGTTCGCCAACCTGATCCACCGCGGTCTGACGAACTTCCAGGAGGACGAGAAGGGCAACCTGACCGTCGTCGGAGACATCGCCACCGACTCCGGCAAGTCGTCCGAGGGCGGCAAGACCTGGACGTACACCCTGAAGGACGACGTCAAGGACGAGGACGGCAACGTCATCACGTCCAAGGACGTCCGGCACACCATCGAGCGGCAGTACTCGAAGGTGATCTTCGACGGTCCGACGTACGTCCAGACCTGGCTCTCCGGCTCCGACTACCGCAAGGCGCTGCCCGACGGCCCGTACAAGGGCAAGCACCTGCCGGACTCGGTCCTGGAGACCCCGGACGACAAAACGGTCGTCTTCCACTTCAAGACCGCCCAGCCGGACCTCCCGCAGGCCCTGGCCATGGCCGGCTACGCCATCGTGCCCGAGAAGCAGGACACGAAGGAGAAGTACGACAAGGCCCCCGCCTCCCTCGGCCCGTACAAGATCGCCGAGTACAAGGCCGGCAAGTCCCTCAAGCTGGTCAAGAACGACCAGTGGGACGAGAAGACGGACTCGGTGCGCCACCAGTACGTCGACGGCTACAACTTCACCAACACCATCGACCAGGCCAGCCAGACCAAGCGTCTGATCGCCGACAAGGGCGAGGCCCAGAACGCCATCCAGTTCACCGACTCGGTGGACCCGGCGCAGCTGTCGACGGTCATCGGCAACGCCGACGCGAAGAAGCGCACCATCCAGGGTTACCAGGTCTACGTCTGGGCCCTGAGCTTCAACCTCGACAGCGCCAAGATGAAGGACAAGAAGATCCGGGACGCGATCACCTACGCGATCCCGAACCAGTCCATGGTGCAGGCGGACGGCGGCCGGTACGGCGGTGAGGTCGCGGGTGGTCTGCTGGCCCCGACCCTGCCCGGCTTCGACCCGAAGTACGACCCGTTCGGCAAGCTGAAGAAGCCCAACGGCGACCCGGCGAAGGCCAAGGAGCTCCTGAAGGAGGCGGGCTTCAAGCAGGGCACCAAGCTCAGCTACGCCTACTCCAACACCCCCCGCGGCCAGGCCCAGATGGTCATCATCAAGGACGCGCTGAACAAGCTCGGCTTCGATGTCCAGGCCAAGGAGATCGACCGCGCGACCTTCTACGAGCAGGTCGGCAAGCTCAAGAACCCGTACGACCTGTACATGACCGGCTGGGGCCAGGACTGGCCGTCGCCGTCCACGGTCATCACGCCCGTCTACGACGGTGACCTGGTCGCCGACGGTGCCCCGAACTACTCGCACATCGACGACCCGAAGGTCAACGCCCTCATCAAGAAGGCCGTGACCGAGCAGCCCGAGCAGGCCGCCAAGACCTGGGAAGAGGCCCACCACCGCATCGTGGAGGACACCAACCCCAGCGCCCCGGTCTACTACTCGAAGCAGATGCAGCTCTTCGGTTCGAACATCGGTGGCGCCCGCTTCAGCACGGAGTCGAGCTACATCGACATCAACGACCTGTTCCTGAAGAAGCCGTAA
- the typA gene encoding translational GTPase TypA produces the protein MATRHDIRNVAIVAHVDHGKTTLVDAMLKQAGAFAAHAAESLDDRMMDSNDLEREKGITILAKNTAVKYHPKDGGDVITINIIDTPGHADFGGEVERGLSMVDAVVLLVDASEGPLPQTRFVLRKALQARLPVILCINKTDRPDSRIDEVVNEAYDLFLDLDADEEQIEFPIVYACARDGVASLTKPENGTVPADSDSLEPFFSTILSHVPAPSYDEEAPLQAHVTNLDADNFLGRIALLRVEQGELRKGQTVTWIKRDGTMSNVRITELLMTEALTRKPAEKAGPGDICAVAGIPDIMIGETLADPENPIALPLITVDEPAISMTIGTNTSPMVGRGATGKGADAKAVVKDRKVTARQVKDRLDRELIGNVSLRVLDTERPDAWEVQGRGELALAILVEQMRREGFELTIGKPQVVTQVIDGKVHEPVERMTIDVPEEHMGAVTQLMGVRKGRMDNMSNHGSGWVRLEFVVPSRGLIGFRTEFLTGTRGTGIAHSIHEGHEPWFGTLTTRNNGSLVADRSGAVTAFAMTNLQERGVLFTEPGTEVYEGMIVGENSRADDMDVNITKEKKLTNMRSAAADSFEAIVPPRKLSLEQSLEFCRDDECVEVTPEAVRIRKVNLDARERGRAASRAKHG, from the coding sequence ATGGCCACGCGCCACGACATCCGCAACGTCGCCATCGTCGCCCACGTCGACCACGGCAAGACCACCCTGGTCGACGCCATGCTCAAGCAGGCCGGTGCCTTCGCCGCGCACGCCGCCGAGTCGCTCGACGACCGCATGATGGACTCGAACGACCTGGAACGTGAGAAGGGCATCACGATCCTGGCCAAGAACACGGCGGTGAAGTACCACCCGAAGGATGGCGGCGACGTCATCACCATCAACATCATCGACACCCCCGGCCACGCCGACTTCGGTGGTGAGGTCGAGCGCGGTCTGTCGATGGTGGACGCGGTCGTCCTCCTGGTCGACGCCTCCGAGGGCCCGCTGCCCCAGACCCGCTTCGTGCTGCGCAAGGCGCTGCAGGCCCGCCTGCCCGTCATCCTGTGCATCAACAAGACGGACCGCCCCGACTCGCGTATCGACGAGGTCGTGAACGAGGCGTACGACCTCTTCCTCGACCTGGACGCCGACGAGGAGCAGATCGAGTTCCCGATCGTCTACGCCTGCGCCCGTGACGGCGTGGCCTCGCTGACCAAGCCGGAGAACGGCACGGTCCCGGCCGACAGCGACAGCCTGGAGCCGTTCTTCTCCACGATCCTGTCGCACGTCCCGGCCCCGTCCTACGACGAGGAGGCCCCGCTCCAGGCGCACGTCACCAACCTGGACGCGGACAACTTCCTGGGCCGTATCGCGCTGCTGCGCGTCGAGCAGGGTGAGCTGCGCAAGGGTCAGACGGTCACGTGGATCAAGCGTGACGGCACCATGTCGAACGTCCGCATCACCGAGCTGCTGATGACCGAGGCGCTCACCCGCAAGCCCGCCGAGAAGGCGGGCCCCGGTGACATCTGCGCCGTCGCCGGTATCCCGGACATCATGATCGGCGAGACCCTGGCCGACCCCGAGAACCCGATCGCGCTGCCGCTCATCACGGTGGACGAGCCGGCCATCTCGATGACCATCGGTACGAACACCTCCCCGATGGTCGGCCGCGGCGCGACCGGCAAGGGTGCGGACGCCAAGGCCGTGGTCAAGGACCGCAAGGTCACCGCCCGGCAGGTCAAGGACCGCCTGGACCGCGAGCTGATCGGTAACGTCTCGCTGCGGGTCCTGGACACCGAGCGCCCCGACGCCTGGGAGGTGCAGGGCCGCGGTGAGCTGGCGCTGGCCATCCTGGTCGAGCAGATGCGCCGTGAGGGCTTCGAGCTGACCATCGGCAAGCCGCAGGTGGTCACGCAGGTCATCGACGGCAAGGTGCACGAGCCGGTCGAGCGCATGACGATCGACGTGCCCGAGGAGCACATGGGCGCGGTCACGCAGCTCATGGGCGTCCGCAAGGGCCGCATGGACAACATGTCGAACCACGGCTCGGGCTGGGTCCGGCTGGAGTTCGTCGTGCCGTCCCGCGGCCTCATCGGCTTCCGTACGGAGTTCCTGACGGGGACGCGCGGCACGGGTATCGCCCACTCGATCCACGAGGGCCACGAGCCGTGGTTCGGCACGCTGACGACCCGTAACAACGGTTCGCTGGTCGCCGACCGCTCCGGCGCCGTCACCGCGTTCGCGATGACGAACCTCCAGGAGCGGGGTGTGCTCTTCACCGAGCCCGGCACCGAGGTGTACGAGGGCATGATCGTCGGTGAGAACTCGCGCGCCGACGACATGGACGTGAACATCACCAAGGAGAAGAAGCTCACCAACATGCGGTCGGCCGCGGCCGACTCCTTCGAGGCGATCGTCCCGCCGCGCAAGCTCTCGCTGGAGCAGTCGCTGGAGTTCTGCCGCGACGACGAGTGCGTCGAGGTGACCCCGGAGGCCGTGCGCATCCGCAAGGTCAACCTGGACGCCCGTGAGCGCGGTCGCGCCGCGAGCCGCGCCAAGCACGGCTGA
- a CDS encoding ABC transporter permease yields the protein MTSPTKAEGSGPSAALDPELASNAEPAEAEQLEGRSPGQLMWHRFKRDRTGVISACVVIFFFAVAALAPVISSLYGKDPYTLYAQEPEYPFLLDDFAMPTGSFGGMSSDFWFGVEPKLGRDVFTMLLYGMRTSLYMAVLVTVFSVLTGVVLGMISGYFGGKVDYWLGRVTDFFLAFPQQLFFIAFMPVVTAMFVSPTDETPTYLRAVAIILVMWFLGWMGMARLVRSSVLSLREREFVEAAKVSGASPTRIVRKEILPNIVTPILVQGTYMLPSAILSIAFLSYVGVGFVEPTPDWGRMFAIGAGIYEQDPMFMFFPGIAMVIFVLAFNLLGDSVRDAFDPKTGR from the coding sequence ATGACCAGTCCAACCAAGGCCGAGGGCTCCGGGCCGTCGGCTGCCTTGGACCCCGAGCTCGCGTCGAACGCCGAGCCCGCCGAGGCCGAGCAGCTCGAAGGCCGTTCCCCCGGGCAGCTGATGTGGCACCGCTTCAAGCGAGACCGTACCGGAGTCATCTCCGCGTGCGTGGTGATTTTTTTCTTCGCGGTCGCCGCCCTCGCCCCGGTCATCTCGTCCCTGTACGGCAAGGACCCCTACACGCTGTACGCGCAGGAGCCCGAGTACCCCTTCCTGCTCGACGACTTCGCCATGCCCACCGGCTCCTTCGGGGGCATGTCCAGTGACTTCTGGTTCGGTGTCGAGCCCAAGCTGGGCCGCGATGTGTTCACCATGCTGCTGTACGGCATGCGCACCTCGCTCTACATGGCCGTGCTCGTCACGGTGTTCAGCGTGCTCACGGGTGTCGTCCTCGGGATGATCAGCGGCTACTTCGGCGGCAAGGTCGACTACTGGCTGGGCCGCGTCACCGACTTCTTCCTGGCCTTCCCGCAGCAGCTGTTCTTCATCGCCTTCATGCCCGTGGTCACCGCGATGTTCGTCTCCCCGACGGACGAGACCCCCACCTATCTGCGTGCGGTGGCGATCATCCTGGTGATGTGGTTCCTCGGCTGGATGGGCATGGCCCGTCTGGTGCGCAGCTCCGTGCTCTCCCTGCGGGAGCGGGAGTTCGTGGAGGCGGCGAAGGTCTCGGGCGCCTCTCCGACGCGTATCGTGCGCAAGGAGATCCTGCCGAACATCGTCACGCCGATCCTGGTGCAGGGCACGTACATGCTGCCCAGCGCGATCCTCTCGATCGCGTTCCTCAGCTACGTCGGTGTCGGCTTCGTCGAGCCGACACCGGACTGGGGCCGGATGTTCGCCATCGGCGCCGGGATCTACGAGCAGGACCCGATGTTCATGTTCTTCCCGGGCATCGCGATGGTGATCTTCGTGCTCGCCTTCAATCTTCTCGGCGACTCCGTCCGGGACGCATTCGACCCCAAGACCGGACGTTGA